A window from Megalops cyprinoides isolate fMegCyp1 chromosome 8, fMegCyp1.pri, whole genome shotgun sequence encodes these proteins:
- the LOC118782409 gene encoding peroxisomal membrane protein 11A-like, whose amino-acid sequence MDGFIKFTNQSQGRDRIFRATQYACALVKYLLRNKAARKELVKKLQALESNMSAGRKLFRLGSTVSSLQTARQTWRLSDPVLRACLTVASLSRALYFACDNLLWARSVGLVRDVDKESWRLAASRCYFVSLVMSLTRDAYVIARIVAHKSQDRDYQRKARQHLSEHQDVACTVIPQLDAFLFLLYESLKTNPPIVLDTAKNVCDLFIPLDRLGIYPTNAGVVGFCGLMSSLLGILSVLKPGLKVKP is encoded by the exons ATGGACGGTTTTATAAAGTTTACAAACCAGAGCCAGGGAAGGGATCGTATTTTCAG AGCTACTCAATATGCATGTGCTCTGGTTAAATATTTGCTGCGGAATAAGGCTGCAAGAAAAGAACTGGTGAAGAAGCTGCAAGCTCTGGAATCCAACATGAGCGCGGGAAGGAAAC TATTCCGCCTTGGGAGCACGGTGAGTTCCCTCCAGACGGCCAGGCAGACCTGGCGGCTCTCGGACCCAGTGCTGCGCGCCTGCCTGACAGTGGCCAGCCTGAGCCGCGCCCTCTACTTCGCCTGCGACAACCTCCTCTGGGCCAGGAGCGTGGGGCTGGTGCGTGACGTCGACAAGGAGAGCTGGCGCCTGGCCGCCTCACGCTGCTACTTCGTGTCCCTGGTCATGAGCTTGACGCGCGACGCGTACGTGATCGCTCGCATCGTGGCACATAAATCGCAGGACAGAGACTACCAGAGGAAGGCCCGGCAGCACCTCAGCGAGCACCAGGACGTGGCCTGCACAGTGATTCCCCAGCTCGACGCAttcctcttcctgctctacGAGAGCCTCAAAACCAACCCCCCCATCGTGCTGGACACTGCCAAGAACGTGTGCGACCTCTTCATTCCCTTGGACCGGCTGGGCATATACCCGACCAACGCTGGCGTGGTGGGGTTTTGCGGCCTCATGTCTTCCCTTTTGGGAATTCTGTCTGTCTTGAAACCCGGTCTGAAAGTTAAACCATAA